CATCCCCATCGTGTTCCTGTCGGCCGAGAGCGACATCACCCGCCAGCGGGAGGCAATGAGCCTGGGAGGAGACGAATTCCTGCAGAAGCCCATCCAGCCCCAGCACCTCATCTCGGCGGTCAAGGGCCGCATCATCCGCTACCGGGCCCTGCGCGCCCTCATGGTGCGGGACAGCCTCACGGGCCTCCTCAACCATACCAGCTTCAAGGAGCGACTGCGGGGCGAGGTAGCGCGCATGAAGCGGCTGGACAAGCCCTTGTCCGTGGCCCTCATCGACATCGATTTCTTCAAGAAGGTCAACGACGGTTACGGCCATCCTGTCGGCGACCGCGTGATCAAGAGCCTGGCACGTCTGCTCAAGCAGCGACTGAGGGGCGCGGACGTGATCGGCCGGTACGGTGGAGAGGAATTCTCCGTGGCCCTCCCGGAAACCAGGGAGGAAGACGCCTTTCGCGTACTGGACAGCATACGCATGAGCTTCGGGGCCATCGTCCATATCGCCGGCGAGCGCACCTTCCACACCACCTTGTCCGCCGGCATTGCCGCCTTCCCGGCCTGGGACGAGGCCGAGGAACTGATCAATCAGGCGGACCAGACCCTGTACGCGGCCAAGCATGGGGGCCGCAACCGGGTAGGGATGGCAGGCCGGCAGTTCCCCTGACACGGGAGCCTGCCGAACATCCGCCCCTCAGGCGGCATCGGCCTCCAACAAGGGTCCGGGCAAGGCCAGTTCACCCAGCACGTAGCGCGCCCACACCTTGTTGCCGGTACCGGAATAGACGAGTTGGGAACACAGGCTGCGCACCAGGCCGATGCCACGTCCACTGGGGCGATCGTGATCCATGTGGGCCGCATCGCCCTCCATTTGGTTGATCAGGGTGCCGTAATCGAACCCCGGACCACTGTCCTGCACGAAGATGTCGAGCACGGCCTGGGTGTGCTCCTGATGCAGGTGGAAGGCCAGGCTCACATGGCCCTCCCGCAATGACGCCAGTCGATCCATGCGTAACTGCAGGTACCGCTCGAAGCCACCCTCCTCCGCCTTCATGCCGGACTCCAGGCCCAACACGCCATGGTCCAGGGCGTTGTTGAACAGTTCGGAGACGATCAGAAACAGGGCGCCCTGATGGGGCTTGAGCAATGTAATCTGCGTGACGAAGCCCAGCACCGCCGGCACCACGTCGATGTAGCGCAATTCCTGGGAGGCGTAGGAAATGTCCAGGCGCCAATCCTGCACGGAAGCCTGGCTCACCATGCTGGGCGGGGCGAATCGTATTTGGCGGCGGCGCTCGATGGGCACGTGGAGCACCATGCAGGAAATATCGTCCCGGCCGGATTCCGACTGCAAATGCGCCTTCAATCCCCGGATCAGATGCTCGACACGCGCCTTCCCCGACTCAGCCCCTCCCACCAGCCTGGTGACTCCCTCCAGTCCCAGCCATTCCCCTTGGGGTGTTTCCGCTTCCACCAGGCCATCCGAGCACAACACCAGGTCTCCCGGCTCGTTGAACACGACGGTCTCTGTCATGCCTGAAAACAGGCCCGACGGCAGGATGCCCAGGGGTGGATGCCGGGAAACCCAGGTATTCAGGACCTCGCCGCTGCGGTCCACGTACAGCGCATCCGGGTTGCCGCCGTTCCAGACCTCCACGGTCTGGTTGCGCACGTCCACCGAGGCCAGGGTGGCCGCCACGAAACGGTCCGCAGGCAGGATGGCCTTGAGTTTCTCGTTCAGTTCCTCGGCGATGGTGGAAAGAGGGAAACCCTTGGTCGTCATGCTGTAGAAAGCCTGGGTGAGGGGCATGGCGGTCAGGGCAGCCGGCAGGCCATGGCCGGCGGCATCCGCCAACATCACGTTCATCACCTCCCCCGGGGCCCTGGCCGCGCACAGCAGGTCGCCGCTGAAGGTTTCCGCTGGAATATTGAAATACTGCAACATGGGATCCCGCAGGCCTTCCGCATCGGTAAGCCGCGACATCACGTGGGCGCCAAGACGGGACTGCTCCTCGGCATCGTCGCGCCAGTTCTCCAGTTCCCTGGAATACTCCCGTGCTTCCCGCTGGAACCTGAGCAGGTTGGCGTAGATGTTGATCTTGGCCCGCAGCAACTGCAAGGAGGCGGGCTTGACCAGGTAATCGTCGGCGCCAGATTCCAGGCCGCGGACGATGTCCTCCATGCGGTCCAGAGCAGAATAGAAGATGATGGGCACCCATTTTTCGCTGGGTAGCGCGCGTAAGGCCCGGACAGCGGCGATGCCGTCCATGTTGGGCATCATGACGTCCATGAACGCCAGGTCGGGACACTCCCGCCGGAAAACCTCGATGGCTTCACGGCCATCGGCCGCCACCAGGGGCACATGGCCGAGTCGCCGTACCACCGCCTCCACCTGCTTGACGTTGATGGGATTGTCGTCGGTGATAAGGATTTTCAGGCTGTCGCCCGGCACGAATGAACTCCTGGGCGGAGGGAACGCCCGTCAGGCCCTGATGGTGAACAGCTTGCCGAAATTGGCCACATCCAGTACCTGCTTGACCGTGCCCCGAAGGCCGGCCAGTTCAACCTGCTTGCCACTTGCTTCCGCCTTCTCCCGGAGCAGCAGCAGCATGCCCAGGGCGGAACTGTCCAGATAGTCCACGCCTTCAAAGTTCACCACGATCGTCTTCGCACTACCGGATTCCAGGGCCTGTTCATAGGCCGAGCGAAAGTCCCGGTGGGAATTGAAATCGAAACGGCCACTCAGCTTGAGGGTCTGACGGCCTACATCCTCCGTTCTGGCGATCTGCATTATCCGGCTCCGTGCTTGGTTACGGCATTTATCGGTTCCCCGGGCGGAAACTTGAGCCCCTGCTAGCCACGTTCGGCAAGACGTCCCAGCACCCGGCCCGCCACTTCCGCGAGGGGAGTCACCTCGTGCACGGCGCCGACCTCGATGGCCGCCTTGGGCATGCCGAAGACCACGCAGGAGGCCTCGTCCTGGGCGATGTTGTAGGCGCCGGCCTGGCGCATGGCCAGCATGCCCTGGGCGCCGTCCTTGCCCATGCCCGTGAGCATCACGCCCACGGCGTTGGGGCCGGCGACATCGGCGGCACTGTTGAACAGCACGTCCACGGACGGCCGGTGGCGATTAACGGGCTCGGCCCTGGACAGCTCGGTGTAGTAATAGGCGCCACTCTTCTTCACCAGCAGATGGGAATGGCCCGGCGCGATGTAAGCGTGGCCGGGCACGACCCGTTCGTTGTGCTCCGCCTCCTTCACCGTCAGCGCCGACAGGCTGTTCAGACGCTGGGCGAAGGACTTGGTGAAGGCTTCGGGCATGTGCTGGGTGACGAGCACCGCCGGGGAATTGGCCGGCATGCGCGTCAGGACCTCCTTCAGGGCCTCGGTTCCCCCCGTGGAAGAGCCGATGAAGATGATCTTTTCCGTCGTGCTTAGAAAATGGCCCGCCAGGGGCTTTGGCATGGCGACCGGGGTTGTGTTGAGCGCATGGCGACGTATGCGGGCCCTGGCCGCGGCACGAATCTTGTCACCCAGCTCCGCCGCCAGTTCGTTCATGGACTCCCGCACCCCCAGCCTGGGTTTGGAGATGAAGTCCACGGCGCCCAGTTCCAGGGCTTTCAGGGTCGCGTCGGAACCGAGCTCGGTGAGAGTGGACACCATGACCACCGGGGTGGGACGCAGGCGCATGAGCTTTTCCAGGAACTCCAGCCCGTTCATGCGGGGCATTTCCACGTCCAGCGTCAGCACGTCGGGATTCAACTGCTTGATGAGTTCCCGGGCCACAAGCGGGTCGGGGGCCTGGCCCACCACCTCCATGTCCGGCTGGCTGTTGATGATTTCCCGCATGACGCTGCGGATCAGTGCGGAATCATCGATGACGAGGACCTTTATTTTTGCCATAGGCTTTCTTTTTCAACCATATGCGGGCTGACCCAGGAGGGCGCTCGACTCTTTCCCGTCACGTGAACAGTTCCACGTCTCCGGCGATGGAAGAGGACTGCAAGCGCTGTCCATAGTCCTTTTCCCGTTCGATGATGGTGTTGTTGTGCACGCTCTTGAGTTTGCGCACCAGAACCCGCCCAGTGGTGGGCCAATAATAGACCTTGCGGGGATACAGATCCTTCAGGTCCTGGGCCACCACGCGGATGCGTTCGTTGTGCAGATATTCCAGCACGAACTCGCTGTTCTTCTGCCCCACATTCACCGTGGTGAACCCGCGCAGCACCGCCGCCCCGCCGAACACCTTGGCCTCCAGGCTGGCCCGGTTGGCACCCAGCTTCACCAATTGGTTGATGAGCACCTCCATGGCATAACCGCCATAGCGGGCCGAGGTGGACAGGGGGTTGTGCTCGTCCCCGCCGCCCTCGGGCAGCATGAAATGGTTCATGCCGCCGATGCCGCTGCGAGGATCCCGGATGCAGGCGGACACGCAGGAGCCGAGCACCGTCACCAGCAGCATCTCCCGCCCGGTGACGTAGTACTCACCGGGCAGGATCTTGGCTGCCTCGATGTCGAAATTGCGGTCAAAATAGTGGTTGGGGGCGAGGACTTCCTCGAATCCGTGCTGACTCACTGGCCTCCCCCTCGCATCTCGGCATGCTCGTACACGGTCTGTCCCCGCAGGTGGAACAAGTCCGTGGCGTGGTACAGCGCCTCGGAATGGCCCACGAACAACAGGCCATCCGGCTTCAGCAAGGGCTTCATGCGCTTGAGGATGGTGTACTGAGTGGGCTTGTCGAAGTAGATCATGACGTTGCGGCAGAAAATGGCGTCCAGCGGATCCCGTATGGGATAGCGGGCATCCAGCAGGTTCAGCTGGAAATAGTCCACCATGGTGCGCAGCTCCGGCTTGGCCCGGGCCATGCCCGCATTGTCGCCGGTGCCCTTCAGGAAGAACTGCCTTTGCTGGGACTCGCTCAGCTTTTTCAGGCGGTCCAGGGGATAGACGCCTTCCCGTCCCTTCTTGAGCACATTGGTGTCCAGGTCCGATGCCAGGACCTTCACGGGCGCATGGAACCCCCCCAGGGCCTCCACCGCCGTCATGGCGATGGAATAGGGTTCTTCCCCCGTGCTGGAAGCGGAACACCAGATGGTGATGGGCCGGTCTCTCCGGGTCTTGAGGAAATCCTTGAGGATGTGGAAGTGATGTGCCTCGCGAAAGAAGTCCGTCAGGTTGGTGGTGAGGGAATTGACGAAGGCCTCCCACTCCTCCTCATGACCGGCGCGCAGGAAGGCGAGGTATTCGCGGAAGGAACGGATGCCCGTGGCCCGCAGGCGCCGGGCCAGGCGGCTGTAAACCATGTCCTCCTTGGCATCGGAGAGGGCGATGCCGGCATGGTCATAGATCATCTTGCGGACTTCCTCGAAATCCCGCTTGGCAAACTCGAACTCCCTTTCCCTGCTCTGGGCTTCGGCCATGTAGTTATCCGCCTGTTTGGTGTTGCGCCGGCGCGGCCGTGGACATGCCTATGTCCACGGCCTGTGCCTCTTTTTCATGCTGGTTCAGAATTCTTCCCATTCATCATCGGAACCTGTGCCGGAGGGGGCCATGCGTGCCGCAGCCTTCACCGGGCCGGGCGCCCTGGCTGGGGCCGATCGCGCAACGGGTGGCAATTTCGCCGCCGCGGCGCTCCTGGTGGTGACCATGCGCCCTGGGCCGCCCTGGATCTTGAACACGCTGACGGCCTCGCTCAGGCTGCCGGCCTGGTCCTGCAGCGACTCCGCCGCCGCCGCCGCTTCTTCCACCAGCGCCGCGTTCTGCTGCGTCATCTCGTCCATCTGCGACACCGCCGAGTTCACCTGTTCGATCCCCTGACTCTGCTCCGTGCTCGCCGCCGTGATCTCTCCCATGATGTCCGTCACCCGCTTCACCGCGTTCACCACTTCGTCCATGGTGGATCCCGCCTGCTCCACCAGCTTGTAGCCGTTGCCTACCTTGTCCACCGAGTCGGAGATCAATTCCTTGATCTCCTTCGCCGCCGCCGCTGAACGCTGGGCCAGCGAACGCACTTCCCCGGCCACCACCGCGAAGCCTCGACCCTGCTCCCCCGCCCGCGCCGCTTCCACCGCGGCGTTCAGCGCCAGTATGTTGGTCTGGAAGGCTATGCCATCGATGACGCTGATGATGTCCGCTATCTTCCTCGACGAATCCGCGATGGCGCCCATGGTGTGCACCACCTGCCCCACCACTTCTCCCCCTTTCACCGCCACGTCGCTGGCGCCCCTGGCCAGCTGGTTCGCCTGCCGGGCGTTGTCCGCGTTCTGCTTCACCGTGCTGGTCAGCTCGTCCATGCTGCTGGCCGTCTCTTCCAGGCTGCTGGCCTGGCTCTCCGTCCGGCTCGACAGGTCCGTGTTCCCCGACGCGATCTCCCGCGCCGCCGTGTTGATCGCGTCCGTCGCTTCCCGAATCTGCGTCACAATCTCCTTCAGCCTCTCCACCGTGGCGTTGGTGTCGTCCTTCAGCTGCCCGAACAACCCCTGGTAGTCGGCGTCGATTCCTTGGGTCAGGTCCCCCTGGGAGAGGGCCCGCAGGACCATAGCCACGTCGTTCATGCCCCGTTCGCTGGTCTCCACCAACTTGTTGATGCCTTCCGCCAATTGCAGGAAGAAGCCGTCCTTGCCTGCCGTGTCCAGCCTCTGGCTAAGGTCGCCGGAGGCAGCCGCATTAACGATCTGCGCGATTTCCTTCTCGGTGGCCGCCTCATCGGTACGGTCCTGCCATTCCCCCACCGAACCCAGACGCTGCCCTGCGGCGTTGAAGATGGGGTTGGTGGTCAAAGCATAAAGCCGCTCGCCGATCACGATTTCCGAGCGCGCGGTGGTGGTCAGGGACGCCAGCCGGTCCATGGCGGCCTGCGGGTCGGCGTAGAAAACGCAGATGGACGATCCGATGAACTTGTCGGCGGAAAAATCCGGGATGGTTTTCTGGATGGCCTTTTCGGTACGCTTAAGCGTCGCCAGCAAGGCATTGTTGGCATAGAACACGCGCCCCTGGTTGTCCGCGATCCTCACGTTGGTGGAGACTGAATCAAGCGCCTGGCGGATGCGCAGGTTCTCGTCCGCAACCCGCTTGGCCTCGGAAACGTCGAACCCCAGCTTGGTCTGCATGGATTCCAGAGCCTCCAGCACCTTGCCCACCTCGTCGTGCCGATCGATGTGGATGTCCGACTTGTAGTTTCCCTCGGCGATGTTGCGGAAATAACCGATGGTGCGATCCAGGGGTTTGACAATGTCCCGGACCAGCAGCCAGGCAAACCAGATAGCCAGGGATATGCCCAGGGCCATGCCCACCAGGCCGATGGACAGCAGAGTGCGATATCGCGTATCCGCGTGCTCGTGCTCGCTCTTGGCCTTTTCCTGCAATCCCTGGCGCAGAGCCTCCATCTTGTCCCGCGCATCCGCATAGTGTGGATTGACCTTGGTCAGCAGCACCTGGGTGGCGGTGACATAATCGCCAGCCTTGAGGGCCTGGACGGCTGGTTGCAAGCCTTCCTTGACGTAGCGGTTGCGGGCCTCGGCAAAAACTTGCGTGGCGGCCACCGTTTCCCCGGGCAAC
This window of the Thiobacillus sp. genome carries:
- a CDS encoding diguanylate cyclase, translating into MAEIARQLGYFGHRVELCGRLEDLLSHQDTAYLGVLLDCDAATRLTDSEKTALRALSEKVPIAALSNDHGIDRRLMAVRMGWHAFFTRPLDMTSLLDTLERITAPSQAEAGKVLIVDDSPSTAAFYSATLADAGFICQVVTDPLKSLDTLDEMRPELILLDMHMPGASGEELAKAIRQQDAYLSIPIVFLSAESDITRQREAMSLGGDEFLQKPIQPQHLISAVKGRIIRYRALRALMVRDSLTGLLNHTSFKERLRGEVARMKRLDKPLSVALIDIDFFKKVNDGYGHPVGDRVIKSLARLLKQRLRGADVIGRYGGEEFSVALPETREEDAFRVLDSIRMSFGAIVHIAGERTFHTTLSAGIAAFPAWDEAEELINQADQTLYAAKHGGRNRVGMAGRQFP
- a CDS encoding fused response regulator/phosphatase, which gives rise to MPGDSLKILITDDNPINVKQVEAVVRRLGHVPLVAADGREAIEVFRRECPDLAFMDVMMPNMDGIAAVRALRALPSEKWVPIIFYSALDRMEDIVRGLESGADDYLVKPASLQLLRAKINIYANLLRFQREAREYSRELENWRDDAEEQSRLGAHVMSRLTDAEGLRDPMLQYFNIPAETFSGDLLCAARAPGEVMNVMLADAAGHGLPAALTAMPLTQAFYSMTTKGFPLSTIAEELNEKLKAILPADRFVAATLASVDVRNQTVEVWNGGNPDALYVDRSGEVLNTWVSRHPPLGILPSGLFSGMTETVVFNEPGDLVLCSDGLVEAETPQGEWLGLEGVTRLVGGAESGKARVEHLIRGLKAHLQSESGRDDISCMVLHVPIERRRQIRFAPPSMVSQASVQDWRLDISYASQELRYIDVVPAVLGFVTQITLLKPHQGALFLIVSELFNNALDHGVLGLESGMKAEEGGFERYLQLRMDRLASLREGHVSLAFHLHQEHTQAVLDIFVQDSGPGFDYGTLINQMEGDAAHMDHDRPSGRGIGLVRSLCSQLVYSGTGNKVWARYVLGELALPGPLLEADAA
- a CDS encoding STAS domain-containing protein encodes the protein MQIARTEDVGRQTLKLSGRFDFNSHRDFRSAYEQALESGSAKTIVVNFEGVDYLDSSALGMLLLLREKAEASGKQVELAGLRGTVKQVLDVANFGKLFTIRA
- a CDS encoding chemotaxis response regulator protein-glutamate methylesterase, coding for MAKIKVLVIDDSALIRSVMREIINSQPDMEVVGQAPDPLVARELIKQLNPDVLTLDVEMPRMNGLEFLEKLMRLRPTPVVMVSTLTELGSDATLKALELGAVDFISKPRLGVRESMNELAAELGDKIRAAARARIRRHALNTTPVAMPKPLAGHFLSTTEKIIFIGSSTGGTEALKEVLTRMPANSPAVLVTQHMPEAFTKSFAQRLNSLSALTVKEAEHNERVVPGHAYIAPGHSHLLVKKSGAYYYTELSRAEPVNRHRPSVDVLFNSAADVAGPNAVGVMLTGMGKDGAQGMLAMRQAGAYNIAQDEASCVVFGMPKAAIEVGAVHEVTPLAEVAGRVLGRLAERG
- the cheD gene encoding chemoreceptor glutamine deamidase CheD encodes the protein MSQHGFEEVLAPNHYFDRNFDIEAAKILPGEYYVTGREMLLVTVLGSCVSACIRDPRSGIGGMNHFMLPEGGGDEHNPLSTSARYGGYAMEVLINQLVKLGANRASLEAKVFGGAAVLRGFTTVNVGQKNSEFVLEYLHNERIRVVAQDLKDLYPRKVYYWPTTGRVLVRKLKSVHNNTIIEREKDYGQRLQSSSIAGDVELFT
- a CDS encoding chemotaxis protein CheR, whose amino-acid sequence is MAEAQSREREFEFAKRDFEEVRKMIYDHAGIALSDAKEDMVYSRLARRLRATGIRSFREYLAFLRAGHEEEWEAFVNSLTTNLTDFFREAHHFHILKDFLKTRRDRPITIWCSASSTGEEPYSIAMTAVEALGGFHAPVKVLASDLDTNVLKKGREGVYPLDRLKKLSESQQRQFFLKGTGDNAGMARAKPELRTMVDYFQLNLLDARYPIRDPLDAIFCRNVMIYFDKPTQYTILKRMKPLLKPDGLLFVGHSEALYHATDLFHLRGQTVYEHAEMRGGGQ
- a CDS encoding Tar ligand binding domain-containing protein encodes the protein MRVNMPVTGVERMMQEGEEITSTTDLRGVITSVNQSFLDISGFTEQELLGAPQNVVRHPDMPPLAFQDLWQSIQADRPWTGMVKNRCKNGDHYWVEAHVTPIRQGGQVTGFLSVRRKPSREAVSRAEALYKDIRDGKVKALHKSGMLQRLTIKARLAGIMGMVVAMILVGTAIGMGGLAITSSDMGRMYQSDLQPIRILGQVVRLMSENQTQVALAVQHAPGSPAANQHDHPVDRHTETILANRDRITALIEEFNKIELPGETVAATQVFAEARNRYVKEGLQPAVQALKAGDYVTATQVLLTKVNPHYADARDKMEALRQGLQEKAKSEHEHADTRYRTLLSIGLVGMALGISLAIWFAWLLVRDIVKPLDRTIGYFRNIAEGNYKSDIHIDRHDEVGKVLEALESMQTKLGFDVSEAKRVADENLRIRQALDSVSTNVRIADNQGRVFYANNALLATLKRTEKAIQKTIPDFSADKFIGSSICVFYADPQAAMDRLASLTTTARSEIVIGERLYALTTNPIFNAAGQRLGSVGEWQDRTDEAATEKEIAQIVNAAASGDLSQRLDTAGKDGFFLQLAEGINKLVETSERGMNDVAMVLRALSQGDLTQGIDADYQGLFGQLKDDTNATVERLKEIVTQIREATDAINTAAREIASGNTDLSSRTESQASSLEETASSMDELTSTVKQNADNARQANQLARGASDVAVKGGEVVGQVVHTMGAIADSSRKIADIISVIDGIAFQTNILALNAAVEAARAGEQGRGFAVVAGEVRSLAQRSAAAAKEIKELISDSVDKVGNGYKLVEQAGSTMDEVVNAVKRVTDIMGEITAASTEQSQGIEQVNSAVSQMDEMTQQNAALVEEAAAAAESLQDQAGSLSEAVSVFKIQGGPGRMVTTRSAAAAKLPPVARSAPARAPGPVKAAARMAPSGTGSDDEWEEF